A genomic region of Papaver somniferum cultivar HN1 chromosome 7, ASM357369v1, whole genome shotgun sequence contains the following coding sequences:
- the LOC113293230 gene encoding DNA-directed primase/polymerase protein-like, with translation MQLKSAMMYVVDFRRAVFYQKCHDPDCKGYRSPTRPLPIDIDTAAFMSTSQTDDYKSMSNNLDYQCGNTGLEHNSCGKDLGSCNQNSWWLEAMRVADEIESKRKAQEHEPELIDDEDYEWWLAAERTASQAEHKQLDSH, from the exons ATGCAACTAAAATCTGCAA TGATGTATGTTGTGGACTTCAGAAGGGCTGTCTTTTATCAAAAATGTCATGACCCTGATTGCAAAG GGTATCGATCTCCCACCCGTCCACTCCCGATAGATATAGATACTGCAGCTTTTATGAGTACGTCGCAGACAGATGATTACAAGTCAATGAGTAATAACCTCGACTATCAATGTGGTAATACCGGTTTAGAGCATAATTCTTGTGGTAAAGATCTGGGGAGCTGCAACCAAAATAGTTGGTGGCTTGAGGCCATGAGAGTTGCTGATGAGATTGAAAGTAAGAGAAAAGCCCAGGAGCATGAACCG GAATTAATTGATGACGAAGATTATGAGTGGTGGTTGGCTGCGGAAAGGACTGCATCCCAGGCTGAACATAAGCAACTCGACTCACATTAG